Proteins found in one Sorghum bicolor cultivar BTx623 chromosome 1, Sorghum_bicolor_NCBIv3, whole genome shotgun sequence genomic segment:
- the LOC8081111 gene encoding uncharacterized protein LOC8081111 — MPPNANGSFDGHEIIEVVGHGEPDMPSGTMRLIDFIPIDIYIPSVEQGALSKSRRKRRFLDFLRAHPSKDWFLRSTFVGRLRRRRSNNQESVDSDDGDGDSGGRRRPRRRFRVPFVRKIKWAKLWTYAVSWCRKPENFAMIIWLAFVAAGLLLLLMLMTGMLDDAIPDDERRKKWTEVINQILNALFTIMCLYQHPKIFHHLVLLLRWRPDGDREEIRKVYCKDGAARPHDRAHMFVVVILLHVTCFAQYYCCALFWSYTSKDRPDWALNIGYGLGTGSPVIAGLYTAYSPLGRKEPDAEESTAAAAAEGAAAAQDHSSRAENGDVEIKIYNRRVVVSSPEWSGGLFDCCDDGTVCALSATCTFCVFGWNMERLGFGNMYVHAFTFILLCVAPFLIFSVTALNIHDDDIRATVVGVGVLLGFCGFLYGGFWRSQMRKRYKLPGGRSSARWWWWWCGSAAVADCAKWLFCWTCALAQEVRTANFYDVEDDRFVAVVGARNGEGRPVLVPLPREASTTTHTRSMSCPPLLDDAARGGGLTSPLGPGTVQAAVMERSATYHPMRPPLPPLMQTERED, encoded by the coding sequence ATGCCTCCGAACGCGAATGGCAGCTTCGACGGGCATGAGATCATCGAGGTCGTCGGCCACGGCGAGCCTGACATGCCGTCCGGGACAATGAGGCTGATCGACTTCATCCCCATCGATATCTACATCCCGTCAGTGGAGCAGGGCGCGCTGAGCAAGAGCCGGCGCAAGCGGCGGTTCTTGGACTTCCTTCGCGCCCACCCATCCAAGGACTGGTTCCTCCGCTCCACCTTCGTCGGCCGCCTCCGCCGGAGGAGGAGCAACAACCAGGAGTCGGTTGACTcagacgacggcgacggcgacagcGGCGGGCGCCGCCGCCCGCGGAGGCGGTTCCGCGTGCCGTTCGTGCGGAAGATCAAGTGGGCCAAGCTGTGGACCTACGCGGTGAGCTGGTGCAGGAAGCCCGAGAACTTCGCGATGATCATCTGGCTGGCGTTCGTGGCCGCGGGTTTGCTGCTGCTCTTAATGCTCATGACGGGCATGCTCGACGACGCCATCCCCGACGACGAGCGGCGCAAGAAGTGGACGGAGGTGATCAACCAGATCCTCAACGCGCTCTTCACCATCATGTGCCTGTACCAGCACCCCAAGATCTTCCACCACCTGGTGCTGCTCCTCCGGTGGCGCCCCGACGGCGACCGCGAGGAGATCAGGAAGGTGTACTGCAAGGACGGCGCCGCGCGCCCGCACGACCGAGCGCACATGTTCGTCGTGGTCATCTTGCTGCACGTCACCTGCTTCGCCCAGTACTACTGCTGCGCCCTGTTCTGGAGCTACACGAGCAAGGACCGCCCGGACTGGGCGCTCAACATCGGCTACGGCCTCGGCACGGGGAGCCCCGTCATCGCCGGCCTCTACACCGCATACAGCCCGCTTGGACGGAAGGAGCCCGACGCGGAGgagtcgacggcggcggcggcggctgaagGCGCTGCTGCGGCGCAGGACCACAGCAGCCGTGCCGAGAACggcgacgtggagatcaagataTACAACCGTCGCGTGGTGGTGAGCAGCCCGGAGTGGAGCGGCGGGCTGTTCGACTGCTGCGACGACGGGACGGTGTGCGCGCTGTCGGCGACGTGCACCTTCTGCGTGTTCGGCTGGAACATGGAGCGCCTCGGGTTCGGCAACATGTACGTGCACGCCTTCACCTTCATCCTGCTGTGCGTGGCGCCGTTCCTCATCTTCAGCGTGACGGCGCTGAACATCCACGACGACGACATCCGCGCCACGGTGGTGGGCGTGGGCGTGCTCCTGGGCTTCTGCGGCTTCCTCTACGGCGGGTTCTGGCGGTCCCAGATGCGGAAGCGCTACAAGCTCCCGGGCGGGCGCTCCTCCgccaggtggtggtggtggtggtgcggcAGCGCGGCCGTGGCCGACTGCGCCAAGTGGCTCTTCTGCTGGACCTGCGCGCTGGCGCAGGAGGTGCGCACCGCCAACTTCTACGACGTGGAGGACGACCGGTTCGTGGCCGTCGTGGGCGCGCGCAACGGGGAGGGCCGCCCCGTGCTTGTGCCGCTCCCGCGCGAGGCGTCCACCACGACGCACACACGGAGCATGTCGTGCCCGCCCTTGCTGGACGacgcggcgcgcggcggcgggttGACGAGTCCGCTGGGACCTGGGACGGTCCAAGCCGCTGTCATGGAGAGGTCGGCCACGTACCACCCCATGAGGCCACCGCTGCCTCCACTGATGCAAACGGAGCGAGAAGACTAG